The nucleotide sequence ACCTGTATCAAATACAGTTTATTAGACATTCCTATCTTCTCAAATAATAAAGAACTATTTGATAATTCCTTTTGTATAGAATCTGAAAGAAAATCATAGTACTGGCTTCCGTTAATTTGCCTTTTTAGTTTTGATTCCAGAATTACATTTATAAAAACACATTTAATTGATTATTAATTCTAATCTATTCAAAATGAACGAACTGGATATTTTAGAAAATTGGATCCGGTAGAAAATATCGTTTGTAAGAAAAAGCAGTCTTAACCTTCGATCAGGCTTGTGATTATAGCGGTATATATCGAAGTTATTTATAAATTTACCGCAGATGAAAAAATTCCATTCTCTAAACCAAAAGTAAAATTGATGTTTTTCTCTCAAGAAAAACTTGATAGTTGGTTCTTAAACAATATTTCTACATCAAAAGATCAGATAATTGACCGAGCTGTGGTATTCTGTATTGCCAAGAAGATTAAATGCGTAAAAATTTAATCTGAATTAACATCATTATTTTGTTTATAGATAATTTAAATAACCAGCATTTACACATAAGAATGAATCTGATGCTGTGGATTAGTTATTAATATAAAAGAGTTGCAATAGTAAGTATGTCTGGGTTATAACTCTTTTTATAAATTCAGTTTTGCAACAATTTTATAATTTTATATTCTAGCTTTGCGTTCTTAAAAATAAGATATGAAATTGTCAATTCAGAGCAGAAGTAATCTATTACTGTTGTTAAATACATTTTTAGTGACTATCCTATCCATAATATTAGCTTTTTCACTAAAATATGTAACTGAATTAGTACAACTTACTATTTTTAATTTTGCAGAAGCAAATAGATATCTATTTCTAGTTCTTCCCACTACCGGAATTACATTAATTTATTTTTTACGGAAATTTATCTTTCATGGGAAAAAGAATAAAGGAATTAAAGAAATATACTCCGCACTAAATTATAGAAAAAATTCATTACCCTTATTCAAGATAACATCTCATTACATAAATGGTTTCCTTACTGTTATCTTCGGGGGTTCCACTGGAATTGAAGTTTCTACCGTGGTTTCTACTGCCGCCATAGGTAGCAATACTCATCATTTTACGGGATTAGCTAAAAAACATCAACAGGCATTGGTTTGTGCGGCAGTTGCATCTGGAATTGCAGTACTTTTTAATAGTCCACTAGCCGGAGGGCTATTTGCTATTGAAGTTATCGCCAGAAAAAAGAATCTCTCTACCTTTATAATGACTTTTATTGCAATATTAATTACCGGTGTGTTTATTAATATTTCTGGACAGGAATATCTTTTTGAGGGGGAGGTACTATTGTGGAAATGGCAGGCAATACCATATTTTTTTATTGTAAGTGTTCTAGCTGCTATAACCGGAGTCTATTTTACCAAAACGGTTTTATTCTTTAAAGATAAATTAGGCGCTATAAATAACAATTTTCTTCGTGTAAATATTGGAGCATTAACTATTGGTGGTTTAATTT is from Gillisia sp. Hel1_33_143 and encodes:
- a CDS encoding chloride channel protein, with amino-acid sequence MKLSIQSRSNLLLLLNTFLVTILSIILAFSLKYVTELVQLTIFNFAEANRYLFLVLPTTGITLIYFLRKFIFHGKKNKGIKEIYSALNYRKNSLPLFKITSHYINGFLTVIFGGSTGIEVSTVVSTAAIGSNTHHFTGLAKKHQQALVCAAVASGIAVLFNSPLAGGLFAIEVIARKKNLSTFIMTFIAILITGVFINISGQEYLFEGEVLLWKWQAIPYFFIVSVLAAITGVYFTKTVLFFKDKLGAINNNFLRVNIGALTIGGLILLLPQLYGDSYHSLPYFLENSLHSEEVTNILFIILACIILKPLAASLTLGAGGDGGVFAPSIVTGAFIGLFVAFFANKFLGMELIPLNFALLGAATMLSAAIHAPFTALFLACSIVDGGYILFIPIAICVFLSKFIASYLCSYTVYTFNKSIPIKN